CTGCTGTCTATTGTTCAAATGCCCGGTGGGGTTCCTGTGGCAACGGTAGCGGTGGATAATGCAAAGAATGCTGCTATTCTTGCAGCAAAAATTATTGCCTTAAGTGATGATAAAATTGAAAAGGCCTTGGAAAAATATACTGAAGATATGAAAAAAACAGTTTTAGCGAAAGCTCAAAAAATGGGAGATTATTAATATGCCTGATAAAAGTAACTTAGATCTGCTTAATGAATACATCAAAAAAAAGGGTTTAAGATACTCAAAGCAAAGAGAAGTGATTGCAAAAGCTTTTTTTAAGTCACAAGATCATATTGAAGTAGAAGATTTATTTGCTAGGATTCAAAAAGAAGATCCAAAAATTGGGATTGCAACGGTATACCGGACACTTAACTTGCTTAAAGAATGTGGTTTAGCCATCAAAAGAGATTTTGATACCGGTATTATTGTTTATGAGAAGGCACAAAAAAAGCACCATGACCACTTGATTTGTATTGAGTGTGAAAAAATCATTGAATTTGAAGAAGATAAAATAGAACGTTTGCAAGACAAAGTCGCTGTAGAGCATGGGTTTAAATTGACCTTTCACAAGATGGAGCTTTACGGTATATGCCCTGCATGTCAATCGTGAGTCATCCATGATCCCTAGACGGCCTATACCTGTAACGGAGCCCTTTTTATTAAAGCTGCGTTGGTTGATTAGGATTCGCTGGTTTGCCATTTTAGGTCAAGCAACAGTGACTTGGGTTGTTTTATTTGTTTGGCGTATATTGTTGCCGGTAGAGTTTTTTTTGGGTGTTCTTGCCTTAACCACCATGAGTAATGTTTTGGCAATGCTCTTAATGCATAGGAAGTTTATAAATAGGAACTCTATTCTTAAAGCATTGTTATTGTATGATGTTCTGTCCTTAACCGCACTGTTATGGTTTTCTGGAGGCTTATATAACCCATTTAAATACATGTATTTAATATATGTAGCACTTTCCGCTTTAATGCTTAGATCTTGGTGGAAATGGTTCTTGGTTGCTACAAGTGTCGGGTGTTATGCTTTTTTATATTGGTCACCAGTACCCGATGATTTTATTGCGTATATGCGAGCCAAACCAATTGGAGAAGTGGCTGCCTTTTTAGTGGCGGTTGGATTTATTTTTTCTTCTGTTTTTAAATTAACGCAGTCCTTGCTTTACGGAGAAAAAGTGATGCAGACTTTGCGGGAGAAGCAGTGGCAGAGTGAAAAATTAAATTCTTTAGCGACTTTGGCCGGGGGTGCTGCCCATGAGTTGGCGACACCTTTATCCACAATAGCAATATCAGCTAAAGAATTAGAGAAGCGTTTGGCCAAATATGATGGTTTTAAAGTAGAGAAAATGGACGCACGTTTAATTCGTGATGAGGTGAAGAAATGTCAAACCATTTTGCGACACATGTCAACCAAGTCAGGTGAATTGCATGGAGAAAGTATACAAGATTATAGTTTGGAACAAATGATGATTGAGTCTGCATCAGAATATATAGATAAAATTGAAGTAGATTGTGATTTGCCAAAAGATACAAAAATAAGAATTTCAGTTAAAACTTGCACCATGGTTTTAACGTCACTCTTAAAAAATGCTGTCCAAGCCCAAGGGTCTAAAAAAGTTTTGTTTAGAGCCTATAAACAAAGAAACCATCTTTTATTAGAAATTCAAGATTTTGGGGAAGGGATGAGTGGAGAAGTTTTGCAGAGAATAGGGGAACCATTTTTTTCATTAAAAGAACCGGGCCAAGGGATGGGTTTGGGAGTTTATATTGCAAGTGCCTATGTTGATAGTATTGGTGGAGAAATTGTTTATGATTCTATTATTGGAGAAGGTACAAAAGTGACATTGAAACTTCCGCAAAACATGATACAGGGGTGAGCGATGGACAAGAAAAAGATCAGCTTTTTAGTGCTAGATGATAATGATAGCTTTAGAATGCGTATGCGCGTGGGCTTAGAAGACCGAGGTTTTGAGGTTTATGAAGGCCGCAATGTTGATGAGGGGGTAAAGATAATAAGTCGCCATCCAATTCGTTATGCCGTGGTGGACTTGAGAATGCCCGGAGGTACAGGGTTAGATTTTTTGAAGCAAATACAAGGCATGAAGCATGCTTGTAAAATTCTTATTTTAACTGGGTATGGCAGTATTGCCACAGCAACGCAAGCCATACACCTTGGAGCAGTTAATTATTTGCAAAAACCAGTAGATTTAGATGATATCTTAAGAGCCTTTAATGAAGATTTTCAGAAAATTACACCCAGACCGCAAGATATTGAGACCCCATCGCTTGAACAAATAGAATGGGAACATATTCAAAGAGTCTTGGAAGATTGTGACGGCAATATCACTCAGGCAGCAAAAAAAATGGGTATGCACCGTCGTACCTTGCAAAGAAAGCTAAAAAAATACGCACCAACCAAAAGAGATATCTAATAGATTTTAAATAGGGGCAGTGAAGCTTTGTTGGTGGCCTTGTTCTTGTTTTTATTAGGTTTATTGGGTCCATTAATACATATAGACTGTTTTTTCTCTCATAAACGGTTTTACATTGTTTTTTGGCTAAACTAAATGCGTCATTTAATGTTTTTATTCAACGTAAGTTATTGAATAAAAAAGATAATTTTAAGAACATTATGCCACGGTGTTAAATGCTTTACCTCTTTTTAGTTTTGTTGTAACAGGGGCTGCGTGAAACCAATTTTTTCGAAAAATATTAATAAGTTATTGATGTTTATCCCCCTTGTGATTGCAATAGGCGGCGGTTTTGTTACATTTTTTGTTTGGTATTATATGTCGCCTTATTATTATGAGGTAGGCTATGTTCCTAAACAACCTATTCAGTATAGTCATGCCTTGCATGCGGGTGAATTAGGAATAGATTGTAGGTACTGTCATGCTACGGTTGATAAAGACTTTACCGCATCTATACCCTCAACAGCGACCTGCATGAACTGTCATACCTTGATTAAATCTGACAGTGAAAAAATTGCTCCATTAAAATACAGCTATGACAATAACCTACCTGTTGAATGGGTAAGAGTGCATGATTTGCCAGATTATTCAAAATTCAATCATGCAGTGCATATCAAAGCGCAAATCGGGTGTGCATCGTGTCATGGCGATGTTCAAAATATGGAGGTTGTCTATAAAGCACAACCTTTAAGCATGGGATGGTGTTTGGATTGTCATAGAAATCCACAAAAACATGTGCGGCCAAAATCTGAAATATACAATACCAGCTGGAAGCCTGGAAAAGATCATCAGCAATGGGCTGAGAAATTTGTAAAAGAAAACAACATTAAAGGTCCGGAGAATTGTACAGCATGTCACTACTAAAACATATGGCAGACAATGCCCAAAACATTAACGTTGATTTTATTGATGAGCCTAAACAATGGAAAAGTTTAGATGAGTATGCTCAGAGCCCTGAGTTTGAGAAATTTCTTCATAATGAGTTTCCTGAAGGAGCGGCATATCTAGAGGATGCTGTATCGAGAAGAAACTTTATTAAGTTGATTGGAGCTTCTTTGGCTTTTGCTGGTTTAAGTAGTTGTAGAATGCCAAAAGAAAAAATTGTTCCCTATGTCAATGACCCAGAAGGGGTTGTCCCTGGAAAGGCAAAGTATTATGCCACTTGGTTTAGACAAGGCAATAAGTCTTGGCCAATTTTAGCAAAATCATCTGATGGTAGACCAACAAAAATTGAAGGTAATCCGCTATCAAAACAAACAGGCAAAGCAACCAATGCATTTGCTCAAGCTGCTATCTTATCTATGTTTGATCAAGAT
This window of the Oligoflexia bacterium genome carries:
- a CDS encoding Fur family transcriptional regulator, whose product is MPDKSNLDLLNEYIKKKGLRYSKQREVIAKAFFKSQDHIEVEDLFARIQKEDPKIGIATVYRTLNLLKECGLAIKRDFDTGIIVYEKAQKKHHDHLICIECEKIIEFEEDKIERLQDKVAVEHGFKLTFHKMELYGICPACQS
- a CDS encoding ATP-binding protein; the encoded protein is MIPRRPIPVTEPFLLKLRWLIRIRWFAILGQATVTWVVLFVWRILLPVEFFLGVLALTTMSNVLAMLLMHRKFINRNSILKALLLYDVLSLTALLWFSGGLYNPFKYMYLIYVALSALMLRSWWKWFLVATSVGCYAFLYWSPVPDDFIAYMRAKPIGEVAAFLVAVGFIFSSVFKLTQSLLYGEKVMQTLREKQWQSEKLNSLATLAGGAAHELATPLSTIAISAKELEKRLAKYDGFKVEKMDARLIRDEVKKCQTILRHMSTKSGELHGESIQDYSLEQMMIESASEYIDKIEVDCDLPKDTKIRISVKTCTMVLTSLLKNAVQAQGSKKVLFRAYKQRNHLLLEIQDFGEGMSGEVLQRIGEPFFSLKEPGQGMGLGVYIASAYVDSIGGEIVYDSIIGEGTKVTLKLPQNMIQG
- a CDS encoding response regulator, translating into MDKKKISFLVLDDNDSFRMRMRVGLEDRGFEVYEGRNVDEGVKIISRHPIRYAVVDLRMPGGTGLDFLKQIQGMKHACKILILTGYGSIATATQAIHLGAVNYLQKPVDLDDILRAFNEDFQKITPRPQDIETPSLEQIEWEHIQRVLEDCDGNITQAAKKMGMHRRTLQRKLKKYAPTKRDI
- a CDS encoding cytochrome c3 family protein yields the protein MKPIFSKNINKLLMFIPLVIAIGGGFVTFFVWYYMSPYYYEVGYVPKQPIQYSHALHAGELGIDCRYCHATVDKDFTASIPSTATCMNCHTLIKSDSEKIAPLKYSYDNNLPVEWVRVHDLPDYSKFNHAVHIKAQIGCASCHGDVQNMEVVYKAQPLSMGWCLDCHRNPQKHVRPKSEIYNTSWKPGKDHQQWAEKFVKENNIKGPENCTACHY